The sequence below is a genomic window from Acetobacter vaccinii.
CAACAGTTTCCGAAGTCCTGTCGCAAAAACGCGACATACCAGAAAGCATTATCAATGCACTGGGCTACATCGTTCGCCCTATGTGCGTACCTGCTAGGAAGGGGATGAACCGGTGAAAGTCCTGATCGGTGGAGAATACAGCGGGCGGGTGCGTGATGCTTTCCTTACGTGCGGCCATGATGCCATGTCCTGCGATCTGCTCCCGACCGAAAGGCCGGGTCCGCACTACCAGGGCGATGTGAGGGATGTTCTGGATTATCCGTGGGATATTGCAGTCTTTCATCCTCCATGCACGGATCTGTCTGTGTCTGGGGCGCGCCACTTTGCGGGAAAGCGGGTGGACGGCCGCCAGCAGGCTTCGGTCTCGTTCTTCATGACGCTGGCCAAGGCGGACATTCCGCGCATCGCCATAGAGAACCCGGTCTGCATTATGTCCAGCCTATGGCGGAAGCCCGACCAGATCATTCAGCCGTGGCAGTTCGGGCATGGAGAGACCAAGGCAACGTGTCTGTGGCTCAAGGGGCTGCCGCCCCTAAAGCCAACTAATATCGTGGAAGGGCGTGAAGCGCGCATTCATCACATGCCGCCCTCTGAAAATCGCGGGAAACTACGGAGCGAAACCTATGCAGGCATTGCCGAAGCAATGGCCAGGCAGTGGGGAGAAATTGCAAATGTCTGAACTCGGCCATAACAGCAATAATCCGGCAGTAGGCGGAATTGCCGCCGACCGCCTGCGCGCTATCATTGACCGGGTCGAGAGACTGGAAGAGGAACGCAAAGCCCTATCCGGCGACATCAAGGACATTTTCACGGAGGCCAAGAG
It includes:
- a CDS encoding helix-turn-helix domain-containing protein; the protein is MTPFPVEEIRSRLADAVQMEGSQSAWARKAGVPRTTVSEVLSQKRDIPESIINALGYIVRPMCVPARKGMNR
- a CDS encoding DNA cytosine methyltransferase, with the translated sequence MKVLIGGEYSGRVRDAFLTCGHDAMSCDLLPTERPGPHYQGDVRDVLDYPWDIAVFHPPCTDLSVSGARHFAGKRVDGRQQASVSFFMTLAKADIPRIAIENPVCIMSSLWRKPDQIIQPWQFGHGETKATCLWLKGLPPLKPTNIVEGREARIHHMPPSENRGKLRSETYAGIAEAMARQWGEIANV
- a CDS encoding DUF2312 domain-containing protein — encoded protein: MSELGHNSNNPAVGGIAADRLRAIIDRVERLEEERKALSGDIKDIFTEAKSAGFDVKVLRQIIRIRKQEPAEVEEQENLLDIYRRALGM